The Gracilinanus agilis isolate LMUSP501 unplaced genomic scaffold, AgileGrace unplaced_scaffold49506, whole genome shotgun sequence sequence tttgatggtGGGGAAGGGTGAGAATGGCCAGTTGTAGAGCTCCTTGTAAGGAAACCCCTTCTACTAACTAACTGATTTTCTAAGACTAAATGTATAATTGCTTGAGGTCGCCAAGAGAGGTTAATcaggtgacttgaccaggatcgcTCAAACGatataggggaaaaaagggatttgaacccagaccttcaaACTTTGGGGCTGGCCCTTGCAACCTGATGCTTCTCCAGCAAGATTGCTAAAATGCGAACTCCCTGAAAGGCCAGAGCTGTATTTGATTTCTgacttttctcttctgtaaaagcAGAGGATTGTGGAGTAACCAGGCACCATCCTAATTGCTAGCGTTTACATAGGGCTTTCAAGCTTGCAAAACGCTTTACATCTATTCCTCTGGCACCTATAGGTGGGattattctcctcatttcacagatggggaaactaaagcacagagaggtttaaatgacttgcgcGGGTCACCCAACTGAGTGCCTGGGGTAGAATTCGAACTCCTACCTCCAGGTGGGCTCTCTCCACGGCGACCCCTGATGCTATCCCATCTTTCCGTATCTGCACAGACACCTCGGGAGCCTGGCAGCGCACGCAGCGGCTCCGCCAGGCGCAGCTGAGTGCCGCCTGCAAGAGGCACGGGCTCTGGCAGGCCAGCAGCCTCCCCTTGCCCAAGCCAGTAGCGCGGCAGCTGCTAGTGGAGCCCAACCACCGCTTGCTGTTCTGTGAGGTGCCTAAGGCGGGTTGTTCCAACTGGAGGagggtgctgctgctgctctcCCTCAACCTGAGCCGCTGGGATCCGGCCGAGGTGCAGTCGGACAAGCTGCACCGCACGCGCCTCCTACAGCGCCTCAGCTCCTTCCAGCGCCGCGACTGCGACCTCGTGCTGAACCACTATACCCCTGTGCTGGTCACTCGGCACCCGCTGGAGCGCCTCGTCTCTGCCTACCGAGACAAATTCCTGCACTCGGAGCCCTACTACTTGCACCTGGCCGCCAGCATGCGCACCGCTATCCGCGGGTCCAGTGCGTCCCGGGCCCAGCAGAACCAGCGCAACCTCACCTTCGCCGAGTTCGTGACTTTCGTTCTGAGGCAATCGCCGGCCACGTTGGACGTGCACTGGAAGCCTATTGAGCTACTATGCTCTCCGTGCCGCGTGCGCTACACCGTGCTCATCCGCCACGAGAGCCTAAGCTTGGAGGCGGCGCACGCGCTCAGCTTCCTGGGAATCCGGGGCCCGGGACTCTTCCCCTCCAGCAAGGTGTACCAGAGCGAGAGTCGCACGGGC is a genomic window containing:
- the LOC123255629 gene encoding carbohydrate sulfotransferase 8-like — its product is TSGAWQRTQRLRQAQLSAACKRHGLWQASSLPLPKPVARQLLVEPNHRLLFCEVPKAGCSNWRRVLLLLSLNLSRWDPAEVQSDKLHRTRLLQRLSSFQRRDCDLVLNHYTPVLVTRHPLERLVSAYRDKFLHSEPYYLHLAASMRTAIRGSSASRAQQNQRNLTFAEFVTFVLRQSPATLDVHWKPIELLCSPCRVRYTVLIRHESLSLEAAHALSFLGIRGPGLFPSSKVYQSESRTGPQLTRHYLQQLSPEQLSGLYSLYFLDFTLFGYHPLNP